In Arachis stenosperma cultivar V10309 chromosome 1, arast.V10309.gnm1.PFL2, whole genome shotgun sequence, one DNA window encodes the following:
- the LOC130974798 gene encoding beta-glucuronosyltransferase GlcAT14B-like, with protein MDSNNNNSNNKQQKKKKWFLPLVFSLLISTILILLTIFISSDSTSLLYLYRSRLNTHHQLPNFVESKLNLSPTSSINTVPRIAYLISGSMGDGETLKRTLKALYHPRNQYAVHLDLEAPAHERLDLAKFVREEPLFAAVGNVRMVVKANLVTYRGPTMVTNTLHAAAILLRDGGDWDWFINLSASDYPLVTQDDLLHTLSSIPRHLNFIEHTSDIGWKEDQRAKPVIIDPALYSVNKSDVFWVTERRSVPTQYKLFTGSAWMMLSRQFVEYCLWGWDNLPRIVLMYYANFLSSPEGYFHTVICNADEFRNTTVNHDLHFISWDNPPKQHPHYLTDNNYQKMVESNAPFARKFGRKEPVLDKIDTELLGRNAEGYVPGKWFKQVNPNTSKSYSDIRNITELRPGPGAERLKRLINGLLSSEEFLTRQCS; from the exons ATGGActccaacaacaacaacagcaacaacaagcaacagaagaagaagaaatggttCCTACCACTAGTCTTCTCTCTACTCATATCCACCATACTCATACTCCTCACCATCTTCATCTCCTCAGATTCAACCTCCTTACTCTACCTCTACCGTTCACGCCTCAACACTCACCATCAACTTCCCAATTTTGTTGAGTCCAAGCTCAACCTCTCTCCTACATCTTCCATTAACACTGTTCCAAGGATCGCCTACTTGATCTCCGGTTCAATGGGAGACGGTGAAACTTTGAAGAGGACTCTCAAGGCGCTTTACCATCCAAGGAACCAGTACGCTGTTCACCTCGATCTTGAAGCTCCTGCGCACGAAAGACTGGACCTTGCTAAGTTCGTTAGGGAAGAGCCTTTGTTTGCTGCTGTTGGGAACGTCAGGATGGTGGTCAAGGCTAATTTGGTAACTTACAGGGGACCTACCATGGTTACAAACACGCTTCACGCTGCTGCCATTTTGCTCAGAGATGGTGGTGACTGGGACTGGTTCATCAACCTTAGCGCTTCGGATTATCCGTTGGTCACACAAGATG ATCTGCTACATACACTATCATCTATTCCGAGACATCTAAACTTCATTGAGCACACCAGTGATATTGGTTGGAAAGA GGATCAGAGAGCGAAGCCAGTTATAATTGATCCAGCTCTTTATAGCGTCAATAAATCTGATGTGTTTTGGGTGACAGAGAGAAGAAGTGTGCCCACACAATATAAGCTGTTTACAG GCTCTGCTTGGATGATGCTATCGCGCCAATTTGTTGAGTACTGTTTATGGGGATGGGATAACTTGCCTAGAATAGTCTTGATGTATTATGCCAACTTTCTATCTTCCCCTGAAGGCTATTTCCACACTGTCATCTGCAATGCTGACGAATTTCGCAACACCACGGTCAACCATGACCTTCACTTCATATCATGGGACAACCCTCCGAAACAGCATCCGCACTACCTTACAGATAATAACTACCAGAAGATGGTGGAAAGCAATGCTCCTTTTGCTCGGAAATTTGGCCGGAAGGAACCAGTCCTGGATAAGATCGATACTGAACTCTTGGGACGAAATGCGGAAGGTTATGTTCCTGGCAAGTGGTTCAAACAAGTAAATCCTAACACCAGCAAATCATATTCTGACATAAGAAATATCACTGAACTGAGGCCTGGCCCCGGCGCAGAAAGGCTTAAACGCCTTATCAATGGTTTGTTATCATCAGAAGAATTTCTAACCAGGCAGTGTTCTTGA